GAGTCCGGTGATCGGGCGAAGCTGGACCCACCACACTTCGGTTCCATCCCACACCCACTCGAGATCGACGGGCGACCCGAACTCCCCGGCGATCCGGATCGTTTCAGCAGCGATCGTCCCGGCCACCGGTCCCGGGAGGGTGCTCTCTCCCGACGGTCGCTCGGTCCATCCTCCCCACCGTTCGATCCAGCGCTCGGGCGTCACTCCTTCTCCGACGAGGGCGTCCCCCCGCCCCCGAACGGCCTCGATCACGACTTCGTTCAAACCCGTCATCGGGTTGCGGGAGAAAGCGACTCCCGACACAACCGGGGTGACCATCTCCTGCACCATCACGGCCATGGCGACCGGTTCGCCGTCACCCTTTCGCTTCCGATAGGTACCTACGATCGGGCTGTGAGCCGATGCCTGGACTTCGCGAATCGCCTCTGCCACCGCGTCGTGCCCGGAAACATCGAGGAAGGTGGCGAACTGGCCGGCGTACGATGACTCCAAGCCGTCCTCAACCGCGGCCGACGAGCGCACCGCCCACGGCCCGTCGTGCGGCAGCCAGGCGAGTAACCCGGAATGGCCGTGCTCGTCGGAGTTGGCCGGAAGTACCCAGGTGGTGGGAACCCGCCTCCCATGGTCGAGCAGCCATCGAATGTGTTGAGCTTTCGCACCGACAGGCGCGTCGGGATCGGAGAACCCAGTCAGTAGAACTGCTTCCATATGGATGCCGGCCCCTTTATGCTCATCCACCACGCTAAGTGGTTCCGTACATCGTACGGTACGGCGGCAAGGAATGGATGATGACGAACAAAGTTGCTGTTCTGCTCTGCGGATACGGTGAAGTCGAGGATTACGACGAGTTTGCCGAATACAACGAGAGGTCTTTCCGGCTGCTCGTTTCGAAGTCGATCAAGTTTCCGGACTTTTCGATTCCCTGGCTGTCCCGCCGTCTCGAACGCCAGCAGCGCAAGGAGTGGCACGCCGCCAATCATTACCACTCACCGCACAACGACATATTCGAACGTCAGCGGGAGGGAATCGAGCAGCGTCTCAAGGAGACCTACGGCGACGACGTGTCCGTGTTCAAGGCATACAACTTCGTCGAACCGTTCATGCCCCATCAGGTGCTGGCCGATATCAGGGAGCAGGGTTTCGACCGGGTGGTTGTGTATCCGTGGCTCGTGGTCGACTCAGTCTTCACCAGCGGCCTCGCCCTCGAGCAGATCAACGAGGCGTTGAATCCCGACGGCGCCTGGCTCAAAGACATTCGATATCTCCCTTCATTCTGGGAGCGTTCCGATTTTCAGGAACTCCTGGTCAGCCACATCGAAGGTGGCGTTGCCCCCCTTCTAGAACGATACGGGCCGTCCCAGGTCGGTATTGTGCTGTGCCTGCACGGTTGCCCCCTCGAGACCAAGGGTATGGAAACGGGTGTCAGGGAGAGCACTGCTCTGTATTACGCCGTGCAGGGACGACTCAACCGCCGCTTCCCTCTGGTCAGCCCTGGTTGGATGAACCACCCGGTTCCGGGTAAGTGGACCACACCGGACGTTGACCAGGCTGCAAAGAATCTGATCGGCCTCGGAGCGAAGGCGCTCGTGTTCATGCCGATCGGTTTCGTTACGGAGAACCACGAAACTCAGTTGGACATCGGCTACACGATCGACAAAGTCAGAGATCAGGTCGAAACCCTGCACCTCGCGACGCTCAACGAGCATCCGGAGCTGCTGGGCATGGGTGCTCGCTGGATTCATCCTTTGATCGACGAGCTCCGCGCCATCTGACCGAACGCACTGCTTGACGGCGCCTCCACCCTCGAGCTCTTTTCCTCATTCGATGTCCGGTGGCCGTTGAGTCGAGCTCAGTCGAGCCGACCCGGTCTTCAGCAGCTCGGAGAGAATCTCCTCTGTGTGCTCGCCGAGAGCCGGTGCCGGTCGTGGGGGCGATCCTGAGCGAAGCGGACCCTGGACGACCCGATAGCTTCCCTCGGGTGTTTCGACCTCTGCGACCATCCCGGTCTCCGTCGCATACGGCATGGCGACCGCCTGCAGCACCGTATTCAGCGGAGCGTGTGGAACTCCGGCTGCGCTCAACCGCTGCAGGGCTTCCATCGTCGACAGGCGGGCAATTGCTCCCTCGATCGCCGCATCCACCTCGGCGCGGGCTTCGGTGCGTTGATGATTGGTCCGAAAGCGCGCATCGCCGGCCATTGAGTCGAGGCCGATTGCCGCACAAAACAGGGGCCAGAACTTGTCGCCGATCACCGCGATCACGACCCAGCCGTCCGCCGTGGCAAAAGCCCGGTAGGGAACGATGTTGTGATGGCCGGAGCCCACCGGAGCCGGGTCGACACCCGTTCCCATTGCCGACGTAGCCATGTAGACCAGGAGGGACATGGCCGAATCGAGCAGCGGCACTTCGACATGCCGGCCCCGTCCGTCGCGCAGGCGGCCGGCGTAGGCGGCTACGCCTCCGAGCGCCGCCCATAGACCGGCGGCCAGGTCGCTGATCGCCACGCCGGCGCGAACCGGGGCACCCTCCTCCTCGCCGGTTATGGACATGATCCCGCTCTCGGCCTGGGCTATGAGATCGAACGAACCGTCTGCCGCACGCGCGCTGTTCCTGGCGTAGCCGGAGACCGTGACGACCACGAGCCGTGGATGGCGGGCGAGCAGATCGTCCGGTTCCAGGCTGAGTTTCCTGACCGCGGCCGGCCGGTAATTCTCTATGACGATGTCTGCGGTCTCGAGTAGTGCATCGAGAAAGGCGGAGCCATCCTCGGTGGTCAGGTCGAGGACTATCCCCCTCTTGCCGGTGTTGAGGGAAGAGAAGTAGAGAGACCTGCCGTCGATGAACGGTCCGATGCCGCGGGCCATGTCACCTTCGGGCGGTTCGACCTTGATCACGTCGGCGCCCATCTCGGCCAGAA
This portion of the Acidimicrobiia bacterium genome encodes:
- a CDS encoding CoA transferase codes for the protein MSGLLDGVRVIDLSRVLAGPYAGQVLAEMGADVIKVEPPEGDMARGIGPFIDGRSLYFSSLNTGKRGIVLDLTTEDGSAFLDALLETADIVIENYRPAAVRKLSLEPDDLLARHPRLVVVTVSGYARNSARAADGSFDLIAQAESGIMSITGEEEGAPVRAGVAISDLAAGLWAALGGVAAYAGRLRDGRGRHVEVPLLDSAMSLLVYMATSAMGTGVDPAPVGSGHHNIVPYRAFATADGWVVIAVIGDKFWPLFCAAIGLDSMAGDARFRTNHQRTEARAEVDAAIEGAIARLSTMEALQRLSAAGVPHAPLNTVLQAVAMPYATETGMVAEVETPEGSYRVVQGPLRSGSPPRPAPALGEHTEEILSELLKTGSARLSSTQRPPDIE
- a CDS encoding ferrochelatase, yielding MTNKVAVLLCGYGEVEDYDEFAEYNERSFRLLVSKSIKFPDFSIPWLSRRLERQQRKEWHAANHYHSPHNDIFERQREGIEQRLKETYGDDVSVFKAYNFVEPFMPHQVLADIREQGFDRVVVYPWLVVDSVFTSGLALEQINEALNPDGAWLKDIRYLPSFWERSDFQELLVSHIEGGVAPLLERYGPSQVGIVLCLHGCPLETKGMETGVRESTALYYAVQGRLNRRFPLVSPGWMNHPVPGKWTTPDVDQAAKNLIGLGAKALVFMPIGFVTENHETQLDIGYTIDKVRDQVETLHLATLNEHPELLGMGARWIHPLIDELRAI